The Glycine max cultivar Williams 82 chromosome 17, Glycine_max_v4.0, whole genome shotgun sequence genome contains the following window.
tgtataattttttttctctattattaaataaaacaacacaaaaatagTATATGCATTTGTTGTGtagaagataaatttattattttttataatatttattttaaaattcatactaataatatttttttataagttaacgATCTAAAATTCTTTATACTtgcaacatataaaaaataaactcataATCCCTTATGCTTACTTAAGTAGGGATGTCCATAAGGAAAAGAAAGGAGGAAATCCAATTGCAATATATTTGTCACATTTATGCACCATATTGGAACAAATGTTTACTGATGTATTTTCAACATATTATTATTGGGCCATTTAGGGAGTGTTTGTTGGGACTAACGAGAGAACACATTCAAGGGCCATCAATCCATACTATTCATTATGGGAACCAAGTCAAGACCCATTTTGGTCTGTGGACCCCCTCCCAGAAAAAGTCTAGACCCATGGACTTGCTATTATACATTTTGCATACAATTTCATCTTCCGACAAAactaatcaaaattcaaaaggaatTCTTGaccaaaaaatgataaagaattTCAAACGGAAGATAGTACCATTATTCCTCACGTGGAGTTAGCCTACAGTGGTCAAATAATTCCAAACTTCCATGCCAAGAATGTTACCTTGCTTGCAACAGTGACTAGGCCGGATACTACGTCATTAAttagaaaacattttatatGCCTCTCATAATTTCGGGGGAAAGGGAGGGAGGGTTTAAATGTGACATGATGAAAGTAATCACTTCAAGTggttttttttagttgaaatgAATGACCAAAATAAACAAGAATAACAGCTTCGTATGGTTATTTGTTCCACCATAGGAATCACACTTATCAGCTGCTCCTTAATTGCTTATTTCCCCCATACAGTGGTAAGTAGCCTACTTAATTCTACAGAAAGTTTCGGTTTTACATGAAAACGCAATGACCAAGTAAACCTTGATAATGGTACTCAAATGATCTTGACAAAACTATTAGTGTAGCAGTTACATTTTGCTTGTCATCTTACGTTTCTGTTTTATAGTTACAGTAACATGTTAcgtacaaaaaaatttatatgagcAAATCAACAACATTTTGGACGggctttaaaagaagaaaaatatctgAAATCCATAACACCCGAAGTCTGAATAAAGGGCATTTATGGCTCTGAAACTCACAGAGCAAATTGAATTGCAAGTCAGTCGCCTATACTATTAACATTAAGATTATTAAGTAAAATACTAAAGATTTTAGATCTCTTAACTAACAGGTATAATCTGTTAGCTCAGTATGCGATTCAAGAGTCTTcacattgtttaaaaaaatgggaTGCCTCTTTATGGCCAGTGTTAATTATATACCCGAATAGTAGTTTTATCTATCAAGAGGCAAGATGacatatagatatatatttagCTTAGTGATGCAGTATTATAATCAATTAaacattcatgaaaataaaaatagttataggAATCTGAGATCTGACCTTCTCAGCAACAGCAAAAGCAGCCTGCACAGGGGTCATTCCTTGGAAGGGAAGAAGAGCGGTAGTGAGTTCCCAAAGCACAATTCCAAAACTGTAAACATCAACTTTACGAGTGTAAGATTTCTCCTTAATCATCTCCGGTGCCATCCAACGATATGTTCCCATGTTTCCCTTGGTCTCCCGACACCGCGTTTCAAGACACGATGTTCCAAAATCTGCCACCTTAACCCTCATCTCATCATTGAGAAGCAAGTTATTTGACTTCAAATCTCTGTGAATCACACCTTGCGAGTGAAGGTACTCCATACCCCTAGATATGTCAAGAGCTAACCTTAATATAGTTTCTGTTGAAAGAGAGTATGGCTCTTTCTTGTTCAGATACATCCTCAGTGTTCCTTGTGACATGTATTCTGTTATGATACAGTACACCGGCGGTTTCTTACATGCTGCAATAAACTGTAAATTAACAGTCATTTAAACATCACACCTTATATTAGTCACCCTCTCATATTATATGGATAATTACACACTCCCCTGCATTTGCAGTTCAACATAATAAATGCGATTGACTACTATAACCACAcacataaatataaatcataCTATATATACATGTTGCATCCCGTAAAAATACACGACAAAagtcaaaaggaaagaaataattttttagagcaAGTtcatctctcttcttttttccttttttcccaCTAAAGTGGTAATTAAGTGGCAGTGGCCTGTgggtatttatttatataagaagCAAAAACTTTAAAACCATAATTACAGCAAACAATTTTAGGTGAACTTAGGGTATCTCGGCCGGGTGTAGAGGCTAATCTGTTATGATACGGAGATTCATTCATTTAAGGATTGATCTTTCTCTCAACACCATACACCTAACTAAGGGATATGATTATCTCACAAGTCCCTTGAATATGTGGTCAGGGTCCATGGTCAGTTATGTTTGTAGTAGAATTTTGAAGTCAAAGCAGTTCAAACAGTGGTTTGCTTCAATTCCAAAACTGACAGAAACAAAAAGCCATAaagcaaaacaaacaaaaaccatGGGGACAAGAAGGTACGTGTATACAGACTCACAGTTGAGTTGTGTAGGGTGTAAGAGCTTAATTACCTGCACTATGTTGGGATGAAAGAGACGTGAAAGTAAAGCCACTTCAGACTTGAATTGCTGTTCGAGCAAGCCTCTCCTCTCCTCGTCCTGCGTGGGAATTCTCACCATTTTGACAGCAACGGCTCTCTGCTTGTAAATTCCACGGTAAATCCTACTGTGAGCACCAGAAGCAAACTTGTTACCTATGAAAAGTTGAGAAAGATCAGCAGTCCATTCTTCTTGATCCTCCTTTGAAGCTTCCCATGTCTCCACATTCTCAGAGTCCAATATCATGGACCATGATTCCAAGCTATCAAACCTTCTTCTCTCCATGTTCTCCAAGTCAGAATCCAACCTTGtcttggaagatgaagaagGTTCTGGCAGAGCCTTACTCTTGAACCTCCTCAAACGAAGCGCATGGAAACATGAGCCTCCCATTGAACCTCTAACAAAGTGCATGCCACTCAAAGACTCAAAcaattaatgatatatatgCAGTGACTGTCAAAAGGAGATTTTCTTCTGAACGTGTGAACGGATTTCAGGAAGTGCATAAACGGATTCCGAAACATAGGCTCcaacaaaaaatgaagaagaagaatatgtGTCAATATGATTCATCTACGATAGAATTCAGAAAAGACCCTTTTGGCTTGTatgggaagaaaagaaagatgtgTTCATGTCAAGCAATTGTCACACTTGGTTTATCAATTCAAAGCTGAGAAgggtgaaatttttttaaaacacttagAAGTTATTGGAACTAATTGCAGGGAACGTTCATGAAGATGAAAATTgtaaaagagaagagaaggagTAGTTTTCACGGTTTGTTTCTCCAAATAGGACGGGTCAGGAGGATTAGGTCGTGTAGCATCATAAAGATGAATTCAAAGGGTGAAGCCTCAAGTGTGTCTCGTGAGTGCTTGGTTCAaaagtagagagagagagagagagagactttTTGCTCGATGTAATATTGAGCTAGcttgcttctgttttttttttggggggtttCTTTTCTTGCATGCATCATCACATCATCAATGTTTAAGTGGCCACAATGCAAAGCATGGTAGATTTGAGCTTTGCGTTTTGCTCATCCAACAATTTTGCACTTTTCATTCTTCTCATGGTTTGGGATATGTCCCATATCCCATCCTTTAACTGTAGTAGCACCACATCGTTGGCACCAAAAAAAGTCCTAGAATACATGTACATGTGGCACGTAACTTAACCAAAAGATAAAGATTAAAGCGCACACAAGTGCCAAGTCAAAGACCGTTTGATCCAAATGCAAGTGAAGTGATGATGATTAAACTGTTAATTTATCTTTCCAATTGACGAGGTACTGAAAGGTACAGAAAGTGTAGTACCTTAATTAACGGATTTGGATTAACTATATTTATGGTATTGGCAGACATTTTTTGTGAGGACCCTTTATTCGATCTGCGATAAACAATAGAgtactaaataaaaaagataacaatATGATCTAGGCAACATTTTGTTCTTTAAGCATTTTAATTGTGGATCATCTAAGCTTGTATTCCAATCCAAGCATTGGATTGAAATTTTGCAAAGTAAGAGATTCTAAGCGTGGAATCAgaccttttaaaataaattgaaaggtGTGGAATCTGATTAAGATTaatgtgttgagaaataaattacgGATGTGGAAAACAAAACGTATAAAGATGAAAGATTAAGGGAACATAATACTCGTACCAAACCCTCTGTTTCACCGTCCAATGCTTCATTCCAATTCCTCCACATGGCCCAAAATAGTTTGATTCCAATTTCCAATCAATCTATAGCGACGAGCATGCCGTCCGTTGATGAAGtttgattattttgtatttttcctCCCCCAGATACAATTCAGTCATTCTGTTTCTTTTTATGAATATaaatttaccgttttatacttatatttgcatatataatttttgtaaaagaaaatatttttttgacatatatgatataagtttgttaattttcataGTAATTATGTTAAAAGTTATACTTATTACAATTTTTACTTTGTTAATCATGTAAAACTTTTATGCTATCAATACATAGATATCAAAAGATTAATTTATACttaataatacttttaaaatataatttcatataataaattttattcaaaaagtatcTTTTCAATAGTATTTAAAAGTAGCTTATGCCTACAAAATgtgaatacaaaaatataaacgaacaacaacaaaagataTGAAGTTGAACATGATTCTCCAACAAAATTTCCATGTTAATTAAATCTTGATTAATCATATCTTTTTGGTGTCCCGGACTTTGAGATTTTTTCTGGTTTGTTTATCCGTGAAACTTGTTCCATGAATTATTGGATGACGCTATACTTAATTGAAAGGAAACGGTCATTGGAAGccaagagagaaagagaaagctaGATGCTCGTTATAATGGTGCACAAGGCGCAAACTGGAGACAATTATATCATATATcgattagataataatatatgtAGTATGTATTCAATAACCTTTTGGGTacatcattaattcattaatatataataaagtaaaCATCTTACAAGATTGACATAACTAATGAATACCCccgttcatttttttaaaagtaaaaaagtagAGAAACCTAATGCCAATGTGTCGACATATATTATCATGAGAAAGCCTGATAATCACTTGCCCTCCTTGCATAAAGCAAACTAAACGGATgggattaaaactaaaaatgtcTGGAAGTTATTGTGAAGGTTTACATTTCTCTAATTCAGTGTTTGTTTACTCAGTCAGAGCAATCTGCATATTTAATGGGCTAATAAATGTACTTTATACGCAATTTATAAaacatgtaataaaataaaataaaaagaaatattttttcagtTATGACcttttaatttaacatattctaaaataaaagaaatacattttaaaagataaacatatcaataatttaaaaattaatttataataaacattttatcataatcttaataattcattttttaagtaataattataaccatactataataatttttaagtatcTTCTAACTCCCGACACTCTAAAAAAACTAAGTTTGTATTTGTTTTCCATAAATTACGTGTTTCAAAGCAGGTTGAACGTAATTTTTGGGAGAAATTTTTGTCGTTGAACGTAATTCAACACCAAATCAAACAGAGTCTAAAtcttggaaaaataaaagagttaCTGAAACCAAATTAGTACAACGCATTGCTCTTGCAGACAGCAATGAAGATTTCTCTTCAAAAGTTCCCTCGGCATTTCAAGTAGTAGTAGACAAATACCCGTGAGTTGCCACTTTCCACTTACCTGGAGCTAGGGAGGGCACTTTCGGATAAATGCACGTGTTtgatactttttctttttccaccaTGTAATTCCCTATTACTCTCTTATTGTGCATATCTTTGTGTGTTTTCCCCCTCTTAAAAAGtgataacttttattatttcattagtaATGGCAAACATAGCCTAGTAATCTCATGCCAGTAACACATAATCCTCAATCATGTAATAATTTCAGACGAACAAGAGCTTCAGGAATGTGTGGGGCTGGCCCACAACAGAGAAGATTGATAGTGGAATCTACAACCTGGAAGGCGTTCCCCCAGCAACTACAATGGTCTCTCCTGTTATATAAGCAGCATCGTCAGATGCCAAAAAAGCTGCTGCAGCACCCATGTCTTCTGTTGTACCAAGCCTTCCAAGTAATGTCTTCTCTTCCAGTTCTTTCTTCTGCAGTGATCCAAATGACTAAATATGCAGCGAGGAATGGGACTCAAGGGAAGAGGAAAAAACCTATTTGGGTCAAAATTAAGACACTCACCACAGCATCGTTACTTGTAATGAATGAAGCAAAATTGGTTGGCACAAAACCAGGAGCAACACAGTTTACACGAGTGTTTGGGGCCATCTCAGCAGCCAGGGCCTACCCAATATACATCATAAATAATTAGCaagtttgaaagaaaaaaaaaacatagtatGAGTTTATAATCTTTTGAAGGAACAATTGCAAGCCAAGTACCAACTTTAGTAAGTCCAAGAAGGGCTGTTTTGGTCACTCCATACATAGCCAGAGAAGGTGGCGGGTTAAAACCTGCAATTGAGGAAATGATAACAACAGAAGAACCCTTCTGCAAGTGAGGCACTGCGTCCTGCATGAATCATAAAGTGGATAGCAAACCATATACTATCACAACATCAGCACATCATATTGAGATCGCAGAAAAGGAAAATGCTGAAACATATATcagattctttctttcttctctttgttttgGCCATTTCACAGAGTGAATTACCTTCAGAAGAAGTATAGTGGCTTTGACATTTATCTCCCATAGCTTGTCAAGGACCGAGTCTTTTGTTTGCAAGATGGCATCAACAGAAGGATTTGCAGCAGCATTGGACACAACAACATCTATCTTTCCATACTTCTGTAACAAACCATAATATTCAATCAAATGGTTGGATCGCCAGTTTTCAATGTTATAGAAACTAATGtattgaacaaaatcaaaagtctcGGTCTAGCCTCCTGATGAAGATAACAAACAATAATGGTTGTTAAAGAGATTCAGGGTGCCATGACTGTAATGTGTAATCGAATCATGTATTGAGCCTGTTTAagtaaatttttcaataaacacttttaggagaagaaaataaaaaagaaaaatgaaatgagtttCTCCACaagctaaaattagcttatgcaagTTAATTTGTAGAAACTGTCATGTcagtttttctaaaagataatttttaacttatgtataagctaattttagcttCTGTAAACCTTATTTAGTGAAGTGCTGAgaaagaagtttatccaaacatgaCTAGTGCCCGACTTCTAATTGGATTACACCATATCATCTATTCTAAAAAGAATTACTTAAAAGATTTATAATTGgcttagagactaaaaaatatttagatatcaaaattaaaaaggtttgtattgataataatgattaatttgAGAGTGAAAGTGACCTGGACAGTTTTGTCGATCAAATTCTTCCTTTGCTGAGCACTTGAAACATGGCAAACAACCCCCAACACTTGAATTCCTTTGGCCCTCAGTTGTTCCGCGGCCGCATCAACATTTTGCTGCGGTATGATATGAAGGGAAAACCTTAATTTttgcaagaaagaaagaaagaaaagaaaagataataggAATGATATGAACCTGTTTGCGAGAAGAGATGACGACAGATGCACCCTCGAGGCCAAGCCTCTCGGCTATTGCTAAGCCGATTCCCTGTGTGGAAGCAGTCACGATGGCTACCTTACCTTCAAATCTCTTCGGCGTTTCCATTTCGATGTTGCAATCACGATGGCTACGAGACTCGCCTACCAAATCACGCTCATCTACTtcttactatttatttatttccccAATTCTTATACTAATCGCTCCTAGTATTTTAGACTATACACTCTTGTCGTCTTCCtcttagaaaaaataatgttttggaTAATTATGCTTCTCAAttgtttcaatttcttacttaaacttttaaaattttcattctgatgttttatatttttaaaatgtgttattttttttctaattattcattaatttttaaattaaaaaaattagaataaaacttttaaaatttaacgtaGACAAATCAACCGTAATATATAATAGATTACAAGtgacactaatttttttttaaaataattaactttttctAGTGATGACTAAAAtctgtcattattttttaaaaaaataaacaattaaaataatcatcatCTCCTCTAATATTTTTGGGAtctcaaagaataaaaaatacaatattatgtGAATTGAATGAGTCAACACATAATCGGgctaaaattacataaaaaattcttatatttctcatcgaaaaataaaaataaaaacctttcaTACCGGGTATATTGTTGGAAATAGAAGCCAGATAAAAAATGAGAGTTCTCTCTTTCCCGAATAGAACATTCTaatggaaaattgaaaaaaaaaaacactttaaaaacataaagaaccctaataaaatttttaaaacttaatgtatcaatgcaaaataattataaaacataatggataaaaaatgacattaaattaaaaataattgagttaTAACTTATGAGTTTTGGTAACAAGTGTCATTaaaatattggttaaaaaattaaaagaaataagtatttattgtgAAATCATAAGAgatagcaaaaaataaaaataacacaattttacACATCCTATTAAAAACTTTTATCATTTTAGCTTTTTAACCAATACTTCTAGGACATTGGTTAACATTTgcaataatttattatctaGACATTTTagctgtctatttttttttctttcaaaacatttaaaatttcaaagtctaattaatatatttttctcaagCATACCCTTTTTTAATATTCACTGCTAGTGGTTCAAGTATGATCAAGATATTAAATGAGAAAATTTTAGTTcagatataataatttttagtttcaaatatttttagtataaacAGCTATTGATTATTCTCCAATAAccttaatcataaaaaaaatatatgaaggaGACAATAGACATCCAAACATAAGTGAATTCACCATTTTTAAAGAATCTAAACATCAAAATCTCAGCCAAAAACCATTCATCACAAAATCAACAACACGTTAAAACATTCTTTTAATTCAGCCATAAGGATTTCTGAATTTCTTTAATAACTCTGGTATTTCATATCCAAGCATATCATCGACGGCTTGAATCATTTTGGGCTTTAGTTTCTCAAATTTGTCAATGCTGTAACCACTCAAAACCTCTCTGAAGTGTTCTACATTGGGAAAGTCACCAGCTGGTAGATGATACTCCCTTTGAACCTGTTTAGCAAGATTAGATATGAtaagaattaagaaattaaGGGAAATAAGGGAGAAGAAGGGGAAGGAGGAAACCTTTCTAAATTCGTCTTCAAGATTATCTATAAGCCTTTGTTGAGTCTTAGCTTTGCCCATCATTGCCGGCATCTCATTCCTAAGATGACTAATTATATATGCATGAATTTTAGCAGATCTGGCACGTTTCACAAATTCATTGATCTGCACGATTCCAACATCAGATTTTAGAACCAGATATATTATAAACAAGAATTAGGAGGATTATTAGAAAGATATTGTATGAGGATATGGCATTACTCGTAAATATAAGATTGCAGTGATCTGCCATATGCACATAATTCACCCATTTGCATTACCAGgtcaaacaatattatcaaaatagGACCATACCCGACTGTCGCATGCCTTTCTTGGAATATCTACCAAGTCTGCCAGGAGATCATTCTGTTCCTTCTCAAAGAGTTCCTGTCCTAATGGGCCAACAAAGCCTTTGTTTATAGGCTTATCATTAAATGAGCTGCAAAGAAAAGTAGGATAAACTTACTACTGAAGAATGTCAAATTAAATGGAGAAGGAATCAATAGATGTGATGTGAAAGCAATTTGAAACATCGACAAATGCTATGGATTTAAATGTGAATTTCAACCATAAATTGTTAAGAAAAGACAATAAAATCAATTAGTCACCAAAACTGAGATTGAATAAAAATCTTATGCTCAACTGCAGCAAGACAGTGCAATCTTAAATGAATGGTTAAATACATGAATTGATCCATTGTAAATAAAGCATTAATCGTTAGCTGTATTTGAAAGATGAGTAACCTACCCAATATATACACGCACAACTTCTGGAGTATTCAGAACTTTCCCCAAAGACCACATCAATGCTCCATAAACTCTCATGAGCTACAATATTAAAATCAGGCATAGAAGTGAGTCAAAgagtaaataacaaatttatttagATGAGGTTAAATTATGTTGTCGATGCTGCATTACTTGTTGAGTATCAATTTGGTCTGCCTTATTCAAAACCACACGTATCTTGTCATCATGACCGTGCAGAGACCCAATAACACGTTTAAATTCATCACTAATGTCAAGTTTATGAGGATCAAATAGGAGAAGAATCAGATCACATTTCGCAGCAAACCAAGAAATAGCGCCAGTGAAGTCATAACTTCGTTGAGTCCTTTGCTTTTCTCCAGATAGGACACCAGGAGTGTCCACAAATGTTATTTCATCTAGCAGCTGAAAGAAAAAATTGCTTCAAGTTCAAGGAACTTCGACAAAAATGAACCaccaaaaatgaaattgtaaatatatagaAAACTCACTGGATGTGGCATTTGAGAACATTGGAACTTCGACAAAAATGAACCACCAAAAGTTGTAAGTCCACTAAAAGGCATATCAGCATCAACAGCTATTGTATTTCCAGGAATGCTCCTTTCATCAGGACCAGACTACAAGTAAAAGTAAATTCAGATTTGAACCTCCATGAGCACAAGCAAAGCACAAATGAAAACAACAAgggaacaaattaacaattttcaaAGCCAGTACTAGAAAAAAGAAGATTATGGTACCATGACAACAACAAATCTGTCAGTTGTAGGCTCTGGTCCAATGTGTGCTCCTGTGTGAAGAATTAAAAGGTGACAAATGATCAATAAAGTAATTTATATCCCTCGATTGTATACTTTTTGCATGAAGgatttcaaataatattatctACAAATTAACCAACCTGGATAATCACATCTTAGTAAATGTTTTATAAAGGTTGTTTTCCCAGTGGAATATTGACCAAGGAGCATGACCATTGGTTTAGCATCAAAATCACTGTTGGTCTGAAAGACACACCACAGACATTCTTAAACTTAATATAATCACATTTGTATGAATAATCACATTTGTATGAATAATATGTCATGTTAATTAATATTGGGTGTATATGTCACTAACCAATAATGGAGATACAAAATCATTGAATCGATAGGTGACCTCCAATGGCTTAAGCCTCTCCACATACAATCTCTTCAAGCCATCAATTATTGATGTAACTGCACTTAGAGGTAACTATAATAGACCAAAATTTCATGATCAGAGTATACCTGACAAACAACTGAAATAAAGCAAGGCATATGTAATATagcttgaaaaaaatgagtttacaaATTCTCCAATGTTGCCTTGCATTCATCAACTGATTCATCAAGGCAATGAATGTAAGCAAGATGAATCGCTATCAATTCTGAATGCACTTACCTCTCAAAATaattcaagaattttttttcctttaaaaaagcATTCACTAATTAACAggtgtcttttaatttttgcaccagaaaaataattatcattagtTCATTACAGTCTTCAAAtggatatacaaaatttaaaacatttttacgTATTGGTTGTTCACCTGTAAAACCAAAATGACTTTTCgtctaaacatttttttttatatatatataaaataaagcaaactacttatttttgtcaaaatggGCATCTATTTTGGGGACTCACTTTCTTTACAGATTTTGGAGCAGCCCATGAATTGAGTGGGAAAGGCTGAGGTTGAGCAGTCCCTACATTATCAGTAAAACAATACAATCAACATCAATTaaacagtacaatgtcatgaatgttgaaaaaaaaattacatgtctaACCAAATATATCAGGTTGTGCATTTATTGTCAAactctttgttttctgaaaaaagaggaaaaaaattaagaaaaagaatcaacagaaatattatgatttaattgataaagacaaaataagataaaaaaaaaaataaagtgctTACTGCTATTAGAGCATCAAGCCCTTCCATTACTGGAGATTTAATATTTTCCTTGTCAACTGAAACCAAAAGAAATGGAATAATCAAATGCATTGTACAGAGTGAATACTGAATATTACAAAGTATTAAGAATAATAGACAAAAGGGAAAATAGTCTCTTTGAATCCAATAGATAAATATATGTTCATATGGCCTCAATATTGTAAATCATTATTACTCAAATTGAGACCAACACCCTTCCTGTTTAGGTGGCTCAAGAAGTTTGGTAGGTTATCCATTTCTATTAGTATCAAGACGAGCAGATTCTCAGTTCTGTTTGCTCTGTCAATGTTGcttaagatttaaaattatagtacATGAGACATAAAACCTCAATGAAGTGAATGAACTTTCTTTTATGTATATGATATATTAGTTAATTCAGTCTTGTAGTCACACACTGAATTGCTAGTATCATGCCAAATGATTCACAACTGACATATAAAAGAGGTCATGAGACCTCAATTCAGCATCCTTACAACCACACATTGAACCCGTATCATGTTTCACAAGAAATAGAGGAAGCAT
Protein-coding sequences here:
- the LOC100170726 gene encoding peroxisomal short-chain dehydrogenase/reductase family protein, giving the protein METPKRFEGKVAIVTASTQGIGLAIAERLGLEGASVVISSRKQQNVDAAAEQLRAKGIQVLGVVCHVSSAQQRKNLIDKTVQKYGKIDVVVSNAAANPSVDAILQTKDSVLDKLWEINVKATILLLKDAVPHLQKGSSVVIISSIAGFNPPPSLAMYGVTKTALLGLTKALAAEMAPNTRVNCVAPGFVPTNFASFITSNDAVKKELEEKTLLGRLGTTEDMGAAAAFLASDDAAYITGETIVVAGGTPSRL
- the LOC100803757 gene encoding EH domain-containing protein 1 — protein: MKTVSDWIDSCSKEQLKTYQEWFNLADSDGDGRITGNDATKFFALSNLSRSQLKQVWAIADAKRQGYLGFQEFVMAMQLVALAQVGHDINSDILKTEIDKENIKSPVMEGLDALIAKTKSLTINAQPDIFGTAQPQPFPLNSWAAPKSVKKLPLSAVTSIIDGLKRLYVERLKPLEVTYRFNDFVSPLLTNSDFDAKPMVMLLGQYSTGKTTFIKHLLRCDYPGAHIGPEPTTDRFVVVMSGPDERSIPGNTIAVDADMPFSGLTTFGGSFLSKFQCSQMPHPLLDEITFVDTPGVLSGEKQRTQRSYDFTGAISWFAAKCDLILLLFDPHKLDISDEFKRVIGSLHGHDDKIRVVLNKADQIDTQQLMRVYGALMWSLGKVLNTPEVVRVYIGSFNDKPINKGFVGPLGQELFEKEQNDLLADLVDIPRKACDSRINEFVKRARSAKIHAYIISHLRNEMPAMMGKAKTQQRLIDNLEDEFRKVQREYHLPAGDFPNVEHFREVLSGYSIDKFEKLKPKMIQAVDDMLGYEIPELLKKFRNPYG
- the LOC100803225 gene encoding serine/threonine/tyrosine-protein kinase HT1, with amino-acid sequence MHFVRGSMGGSCFHALRLRRFKSKALPEPSSSSKTRLDSDLENMERRRFDSLESWSMILDSENVETWEASKEDQEEWTADLSQLFIGNKFASGAHSRIYRGIYKQRAVAVKMVRIPTQDEERRGLLEQQFKSEVALLSRLFHPNIVQFIAACKKPPVYCIITEYMSQGTLRMYLNKKEPYSLSTETILRLALDISRGMEYLHSQGVIHRDLKSNNLLLNDEMRVKVADFGTSCLETRCRETKGNMGTYRWMAPEMIKEKSYTRKVDVYSFGIVLWELTTALLPFQGMTPVQAAFAVAEKNERPPLPASCQPALAHLIKRCWSANPSKRPDFSDIVCTLEKYDECVKEGLPLTHHSGLVSKNVIIERLKGCVPMSSSIPVQA